In Gemmatimonadaceae bacterium, the sequence GCGGCATCGCGCGGGAGCGCATTCGCGTGGTGCCCGACGGCGTCGACGTGCACCGCGAGATAGAGCCGGCATCGGTCGCCGCGCTGGCCGCGCTCGGGGTGCCGCCGGGCGCGCCCGTGGCGGTACAGGTGGCGCAGTTGGTGGCGCACAAGGATCCCGGCAACTTCGTACGCGCCGTGGTGCGGGCGCGGCGCGAAGTCCCCGAACTGCACGGCCTCCTGGTAGGCGACGGGATGCTGCGGCCGGTGGTGGAAGCGGAGATCCGGAAGCTCGGTGCGGAGCCGTACGTGCATCTGGCCGGGTATCGGGCCGACGCCGACGCGCTGCTCGCCGCCGCCACGGTGTGCGTGCTCAGTTCGCGCCAAGAAGGGATGGGCTCGGTGCTGCTCGACGCGCTGTACCTCGGGCGTCCGATCGCGGCCACGCGCGCGGGGGGCATTCCGGAGGTCGTGGAGGACGGGGTGTGCGGGCTGTTGGCCCCAGTCGAGGATTCGCAAACGCTCGGCGCGGCGATCGCGCGGCTGGTCAATGACCGGCCCCTCGCCCGGCGGCTGGGCGAGAACGCGCGCGCGCGGGCCGCCGACTTCTCGGTGGAGCGGATGACCGAGCGCACCGAACAGGTGTACGCCGCCGTGCTTGCCGGGGGCGGTGCGCTCCTACCACTCAGAGGCGCTCGCGGGCCGCTGCGCTGAGCGCGGCGATCTCCTCGTCGGTCACCGTGGCGCCGAACCGTTGGCGCCATTTGCGAAGCGACCGGGTCAGGCGGGACAGGTTCAGCTCGAGCGTCGCGGCGGGCTCGCCCCCGAAGCTGATGCGGTCGACGTCGAGCACGTATGCAACGGGCCGCGCCGGTTCGCCCGCGACCAGCACGTTCTTGGCGTTGAGGTCGTGGTGGCGCGCGCCGGCCCGAGCCAGGGCGGCGACCAGCGCGGCGGTGGCATCGAGCGCGGGACGGCGGTCGGCGGCGGTCCCGGCGGAGAGGACGGCGGCCAGATCGCGCCCCGGGGCGACCTCGCGCGTGACGACGTCGGAGCGCCCGAGCAGCGCCGCGGCACGATAGACCACGTAGGCGAGCAGTTCGGGGGTGGGGATGCCGGCATCCGCGAGGCGGGCCGTGATGGCGAGTTCGGACGGCGCGCGGGTGGGGAGCAGGAACAGGTCGCGCGTGACGCCGGCCATGGCGCCGCCGTGGCGGTTGTGGCGCACTACCATGCGTCCCGTCTCGGGTGCGGGCAGGGGCACCGCGTACGCGGGTTGGCGACCCGTGAGCCGCGTGTGGTCCGGTGAATGTTTAGCAAAATCATATAGCGTTCCGCGGGCCAGGGCGTGGCGCAGGGTGTCGAGCAAGGCGGCCACGGCCACGGCGTCGGCGCGGCCCACCCGCACGCGTTCGTAGCCCGGGGGCAGGGCGGGCCCGGTCACGCGACCACGCGGTATACTCGCACCGGCTGGTGCTTGCCCTTGAGTTCCATGGGCGGACGTTCCTCCACCGCCGGCCCGTCGCTCAGCGCGACGCGCAGGCTCTCCGAGATCAGGATCTCGCGCGGGCCGGCCGCCCGGCAGAGGCGGTTGGCCGTGTTCACCGTGTCGCCGATGACGGTGAACTCCAGGCGCTTCGCCGAACCGATGTTTCCCGCGAAGGCGTCGCCGTAGTTGAGCCCGATGCCGATCTGCAGCTCCGGACGCCCCTCGGCCCGCCACCTGGCGTTCAGCGAGTCCAGTTCCCGGATCATCTCCATGGCGGCGCGCACGGCCCGGTCGGGATCGCGCGGGTCGCCGATGGGCGCGCCCCACTGCGCCATCACGGCGTCGCCGATGAACTTGTCCAGCGTGCCCTCGTGCCGGAACACGCAGTCCACCATCTCGGTGAAGTACTCGCTCAGCAGGCGCGCCATGTCGTCGGGATTCATGGCTTCCGACAGCGGCGTGAACCCGCGGATGTCGCTGAACAGCACGGCGATCTTGCGTTTGTCGCCGCCCAGCCGCGTGGCCTCGGCCGACGAGGCGATCCGCTTGGCCAGTTGCGGCGCGAAGTACCGCTCGAAGTTGCTGCGGACCAGCGTCTCGCGCCGGATCCGCTCGGCGAACTGGCTGTTCTCGATGGCCACGGCGGCGATGCCGGCAAACGCGACCACGAAGTCCAGGTCCTCATCGCCGAACCGGTGCGTGGTCGACACGTTGTCCACGTAGATCACACCCAGGGCCCTGTCCTCGCTGCCCATGAGCGGTGAGCAGATCGCCGAACGCACCTGCTGCAGCACCACCGACTTTCCACCGAAGCGTGCGTCCTCGCCGGCGTTGTCGGAGAGGATGGCGACCTTGTCGGCCACTGCGGCGCGGGCGATGGACTGCGGTACGGCGCGCGGAGCGTCGCCGCCGCGCTTGTCGCGCGAGATCTTGGGGACGAGCACGCCCCCGTCGTCGAGCAGCAGGATGGCCACGCGGTCGACATCCAGAATCTGGTATGCATACCGCACGATCTGGTCGAGAATGGCGTCGGTGTCGACCGCGCGTCCCAGCCCCTTGGACACCTCGAGCAACGTGGCCAGCTTCTCGCGGTTCCTGTCCGGCGGGAGGGGAGGGACGCCCTCGAGCGACGTGGGCGGCGTGTGGCCGCGCACCGGCAACTGGCGCACGATGGTCGCGGTCGAGGGTGGCGTTGGCTCGGCCGACGGGGCCGGCGCGGGGCGGGGCGCCGCCACCGGTTCGAGCGTGAAGTCCACCTTGCCGAAGGTGACCGCGCTCCCGGTGGGCAGGAACCCCTCCTGGATGGGCGCGCCGTCGATGAAGGTCCCATTGCTCGACCCGAGGTCGCGCACCCGCACGCCGCCGTCCACGCACTCCACCTCGGCGTGCCGCCGTGAGACCGTGGGGTCGATGATCGGGATGTCGGAGTTGGGGGCGCGGCCCACCACCTGCGCACCGCCGGCGCGCAGTTCGAACGACATGGTGTGGTCCGCACTGGTCAGCTTGTAGGGCATGACTGGTTGAATATGCGGAGAGCGGCTGCCCCCCACTAGGCGCCGGTCGACGCCGCGCGCACACGGCCGATGGCCGTGAGCAGGGCCCGCGCCTTGTTCTCCGTCTCCTCCCACTCACGCTCCGGCACGGAATCGTACACGATGCCGCCGCCGGCCTGCACCGACGCGACGCCGCTGGCGATCACGCACGTGCGGATGGTGATGGCGAGGTCCATGCGCGTACCGCCCGCCGACAGGTACCCCACGGCGCCCGCGTACGGGCCGCGCCGCTCGGGCTCCAACTCGTCGATGATCTCCATGGCGCGCACCTTCGGCGCGCCCGTCATCGTGCCAGCCGGAAAGGTGGCACGGAAGGCGTCCATGGCCGACAGGTCGGGACGCATATGGCCCTCCACCTGGCTCACGATGTGGAGCACGTGGGAGTAGCGCTCCACCACCATGAGGTCGGTGACATTGACGCTGCCGTAGCGCGCGATGCGGCCCACGTCGTTGCGGCCCAGATCCACGAGCATCAGGTGTTCGGCGCGCTCCTTCTCGTCAGCCAGCAACTCGGCGGTGAGCGCTTCGTCTTCGGCCACCGTCCGGCCGCGGGGCCGCGTGCCGGCGATCGGGCGCACCGTGACGCGCCCCGCTGATACGCGCACCAGCAACTCGGGCGAGCTGCCCACGAGTTCCACGCCGTCGAGTTCGAGGTGGTACATGTAGGGCGACGGATTCACCACCCGTAGCGCGCGGTACAGCAGGTCGGAGGAGAAGTCGTGGGGGAGCGTGATGCGGCGGGCGAGCAGGACCTGGAACGCGTCGCCGGCCACGATGTACTCCTTGATGCGGTCCACGTCGCGCAGAAACTTGTCGCGCGCGTACCCCGAGGCGCCCACCGCGGGTGGGGCCGCCTCGTGGAGCGCCAGCGGCGGCAGCGACCCGGGGGCGTGCACCCGCTGCATGGCGCTGGTGATATCGGCGTGGGCCCGCTCATAGAGCGCGCGGAGGTCGGCGTCGGTGGCGCCGGCGGGCACCGGCACGGCGGCCACGAAACGGGCCCGTGAGCGAAGGTTGTCCACCACCACGAGGACGTTGGTGAACACGAACAACGCGTCGGGCACATCGAGCGTGCGCGGCGGTGCGTTGGGCAGCCGCTCGATGCACCGCACCACGTCGTAGCCGAAATAGCCCACCGCGCCGGCCCAGAAGTCGCCCAGCTCGGGGACATCCACGGGCGGGTACCGCTTGACGAGCTGATCGAGGTCCTCGAGCGGATCGGCCGGCGCACGCCCACCGTGCCACCCACGCTCGGGGGTCCAGTCTTCCACCCGGCCGTCGATCAGCCGCCAGGCGCCACGGGGTTCGGTGCCCATGAAGGTGTAGCGCGACCAGGTCTCGCTGCCCGCAGGCGCCGATTCGAGGAGAAACGAGAACGGGCCTCGCTTGAGTTTGGCGAACGCCGCGACGGGTGTCTCGGTGTCGAGCACGCTCTCCCGCCACACGGGCACGAGATGTCCGCGCACGGCTCGGGCCTGAAAATCTTCAAAGGACATGGACACTCGGCTCACGGCAAATGGCTCGTCTCGCCGTCCGTTGCCCGGCGGTACGCGGCTCGCAATACTTCATGATAACGATGACTCGCAGTTACAATGCTTCCGAATTCCGCGCCGCATCGGGCCGGCGCGGTACCTGGCCTGCGCGGTCCGTGCTCCGCCCGGGGCTCGCCCGGCGCCCTTTCGGCGCTGCGCTGTTCGGGCTGTGTTCTCTGCTCCCGAGCGTTGCTCTCTCGCAGACCGCCTGGAACTCCCCTCGCACCCTGGCCCTCGTCCGTACGGCCGTCGACCGCCGCAGCGCGCAACTGGCCGACACCGGGCTCGTCGCCTACGACGCCACGGCCCACGGGTATCTGACCTTCCTCGTTCAGTTGGGCCGGGGGTTCCCGACGCCCCCCAAGATCGTGCGAACCGATCAACTGGCGCTGGAAGTCTATTGGCACGCGCCCGACCTGAGCAAGCAGCTGATCATCGGGCGGCGCGATACGACGCTGCTGCCCACCGACATCGCCTACCACCGCGACCACCTGGGGATCATCCAGAACAACTTTCCCAATATCATCCGGCTGGGTGAAGGCGACGAGGTGCGCGATGTGCCGCACCCGCTGTCCACGGTGGGCGTGGCACAGTACGACTACGCGATCACCGACTCGCTGCGCATGACGATTCCGGGTCAGACCATCGACGTGTACGAGGTCAAGGTGCGGCCCAAGGACGACGCGCAGCCTCGCGTGGTGGGGGCGGTGTACATCGACCGGCACACCGGGCAGGTGGTGCGCATGGCGTTCAGCTTCACGCGCGCCGCGTTGCGCGATCCCCAACTCGAGGACATCTCGATCGTGCTCGAGAATGGATTGATCGGCACGAAATACTGGCTGCCTCGCCATCAGGAAATTGAAATACGGCGCACGGGGACCTGGCTCGACTACCCGGTGCGGGGCATCATCCGTGGCCGCTGGGAGGTGTCGGACTACCACCTGAACGAGAAGATCCCCGTCGGGATGTTCAGCGGCCCCGAGTTCGCGCAGGACCCGCCGCAGGTGCTCGCGGAGTATCCGTGGCACGGGAACATCCTCGACTCGCTGCCGCCCGACGTCACCGTGACCACCGACGCCGACGTCCGCCGCGTGCAGGCCGAGGCGCGGGCGCTGGTGCGCGAGGCGGCCCTGCAACGGGCCGAGGCCACCCGGCTCAGTGCGCGAGGGCTGAGCGACTTCGCCAGCGTGAACCGCGTGCAGGGGCTGACGCTGGGCG encodes:
- the trpE gene encoding anthranilate synthase component I, which codes for MSFEDFQARAVRGHLVPVWRESVLDTETPVAAFAKLKRGPFSFLLESAPAGSETWSRYTFMGTEPRGAWRLIDGRVEDWTPERGWHGGRAPADPLEDLDQLVKRYPPVDVPELGDFWAGAVGYFGYDVVRCIERLPNAPPRTLDVPDALFVFTNVLVVVDNLRSRARFVAAVPVPAGATDADLRALYERAHADITSAMQRVHAPGSLPPLALHEAAPPAVGASGYARDKFLRDVDRIKEYIVAGDAFQVLLARRITLPHDFSSDLLYRALRVVNPSPYMYHLELDGVELVGSSPELLVRVSAGRVTVRPIAGTRPRGRTVAEDEALTAELLADEKERAEHLMLVDLGRNDVGRIARYGSVNVTDLMVVERYSHVLHIVSQVEGHMRPDLSAMDAFRATFPAGTMTGAPKVRAMEIIDELEPERRGPYAGAVGYLSAGGTRMDLAITIRTCVIASGVASVQAGGGIVYDSVPEREWEETENKARALLTAIGRVRAASTGA
- a CDS encoding lipopolysaccharide kinase InaA family protein; the encoded protein is MTGPALPPGYERVRVGRADAVAVAALLDTLRHALARGTLYDFAKHSPDHTRLTGRQPAYAVPLPAPETGRMVVRHNRHGGAMAGVTRDLFLLPTRAPSELAITARLADAGIPTPELLAYVVYRAAALLGRSDVVTREVAPGRDLAAVLSAGTAADRRPALDATAALVAALARAGARHHDLNAKNVLVAGEPARPVAYVLDVDRISFGGEPAATLELNLSRLTRSLRKWRQRFGATVTDEEIAALSAAARERL
- a CDS encoding glycosyltransferase family 4 protein, with the protein product MRILHLDTERGWRGGERQAWWLAAELARRGHTSVIAARAGQPLARRAHEAGLPVVNCSPRFEGDPLRAYRMRRAIVRFDIDIVHAHTGHDVTLGAMAIAGTRARLVVSRRVDFPLRANAGTRWKYDRAAVILAVSKAVENVLVACGIARERIRVVPDGVDVHREIEPASVAALAALGVPPGAPVAVQVAQLVAHKDPGNFVRAVVRARREVPELHGLLVGDGMLRPVVEAEIRKLGAEPYVHLAGYRADADALLAAATVCVLSSRQEGMGSVLLDALYLGRPIAATRAGGIPEVVEDGVCGLLAPVEDSQTLGAAIARLVNDRPLARRLGENARARAADFSVERMTERTEQVYAAVLAGGGALLPLRGARGPLR
- a CDS encoding adenylate/guanylate cyclase domain-containing protein, translating into MPYKLTSADHTMSFELRAGGAQVVGRAPNSDIPIIDPTVSRRHAEVECVDGGVRVRDLGSSNGTFIDGAPIQEGFLPTGSAVTFGKVDFTLEPVAAPRPAPAPSAEPTPPSTATIVRQLPVRGHTPPTSLEGVPPLPPDRNREKLATLLEVSKGLGRAVDTDAILDQIVRYAYQILDVDRVAILLLDDGGVLVPKISRDKRGGDAPRAVPQSIARAAVADKVAILSDNAGEDARFGGKSVVLQQVRSAICSPLMGSEDRALGVIYVDNVSTTHRFGDEDLDFVVAFAGIAAVAIENSQFAERIRRETLVRSNFERYFAPQLAKRIASSAEATRLGGDKRKIAVLFSDIRGFTPLSEAMNPDDMARLLSEYFTEMVDCVFRHEGTLDKFIGDAVMAQWGAPIGDPRDPDRAVRAAMEMIRELDSLNARWRAEGRPELQIGIGLNYGDAFAGNIGSAKRLEFTVIGDTVNTANRLCRAAGPREILISESLRVALSDGPAVEERPPMELKGKHQPVRVYRVVA